A stretch of Deltaproteobacteria bacterium DNA encodes these proteins:
- the lspA gene encoding signal peptidase II, with the protein MSRFERLLILSLLLLGTIACDQSTKRVAQIALEPGHVTHYLGDTVRLQLAENPGAFLSLGAMLSVHARFAVFTVGVSIVLLGMLAWAVTTRRITRLQLVGCALIVGGGASNLADRVFAHGRVVDFMNLGVGGLRTGIFNVADVAIMIGVAALVLRPRALGKSASVT; encoded by the coding sequence ATGAGCCGGTTCGAGCGCTTGCTGATCCTGAGCCTGCTGCTGCTCGGCACCATCGCGTGCGATCAGAGCACCAAGCGCGTGGCGCAGATCGCACTCGAGCCCGGCCACGTGACGCACTACCTCGGCGACACCGTTCGCTTGCAGCTCGCGGAGAACCCGGGCGCGTTCTTGAGCCTGGGCGCGATGCTCAGCGTGCACGCGCGGTTCGCGGTGTTCACCGTCGGCGTGTCGATCGTCCTGCTGGGGATGCTCGCCTGGGCCGTGACCACCCGGCGCATTACGCGGCTGCAGCTCGTGGGCTGCGCGCTGATTGTCGGCGGCGGCGCGTCGAATCTCGCGGACCGCGTCTTCGCGCACGGGCGCGTCGTCGACTTCATGAACCTGGGCGTAGGAGGTTTGCGCACAGGCATCTTCAATGTCGCAGACGTGGCCATCATGATTGGCGTGGCGGCGCTGGTGCTGCGGCCGCGTGCGCTGGGGAAAAGCGCGTCGGTGACCTGA
- the folD gene encoding bifunctional methylenetetrahydrofolate dehydrogenase/methenyltetrahydrofolate cyclohydrolase FolD, translating into MATLIDGKAIAAKVRAEVAEGVKARVAKGLRAPGLAVVRVGEDPASKIYIGGKRKACAEVGMQSWEHVFPETATQDEVAARLRELNADPAVHGILVQLPIPKQLDDRALLNLVDAKKDVDGFHPMNLGALVMGLPAPRACTPFGVMRLLQEAGCDPSGKRAVVIGRSLIVGKPMALMLLEANATVTVCHSKTKDLPAVVREADILVAAIGKGRFVQGDWVKPGAVVIDVGMNRQADGKLWGDVDFEPASQRASAITPVPGGVGPMTIAMLIRNTLNQADRFDTTKV; encoded by the coding sequence ATGGCAACCCTCATCGACGGCAAGGCGATCGCGGCGAAGGTCCGCGCCGAAGTGGCGGAGGGCGTGAAGGCGCGCGTGGCCAAGGGCCTCCGTGCGCCCGGGCTCGCGGTGGTGCGCGTGGGCGAGGATCCCGCGTCGAAGATCTACATTGGCGGCAAGCGGAAGGCGTGCGCCGAGGTCGGGATGCAGTCGTGGGAGCACGTCTTCCCCGAGACCGCGACGCAGGACGAGGTCGCGGCCAGGCTGCGCGAGCTCAATGCCGACCCGGCCGTGCACGGCATCCTGGTGCAGCTGCCGATTCCCAAGCAGCTCGACGATCGCGCGCTGCTCAACCTCGTCGACGCCAAGAAGGACGTCGACGGCTTCCACCCCATGAACCTCGGCGCGCTGGTGATGGGCCTGCCCGCGCCGCGCGCGTGCACGCCTTTCGGCGTGATGCGGCTGCTGCAAGAGGCCGGCTGCGATCCTTCGGGGAAGCGCGCGGTGGTCATTGGCCGCTCGCTCATCGTGGGTAAGCCCATGGCGCTCATGCTCCTCGAGGCCAACGCCACGGTCACCGTGTGCCACTCGAAGACCAAGGACCTGCCCGCCGTCGTTCGCGAGGCCGACATCCTCGTGGCCGCGATTGGCAAGGGCCGCTTCGTCCAGGGCGACTGGGTCAAGCCGGGCGCGGTGGTCATCGACGTGGGCATGAACCGCCAGGCCGACGGCAAGCTCTGGGGCGACGTCGACTTCGAGCCCGCGAGCCAGCGCGCCAGCGCCATCACGCCCGTACCCGGCGGCGTGGGACCGATGACGATCGCGATGCTCATTCGCAACACGCTCAACCAGGCCGACCGCTTCGACACGACCAAGGTCTAG
- a CDS encoding carboxypeptidase regulatory-like domain-containing protein: protein MASQAFAQVILAPLAPRAPEERHLKFEPQPRLANLNAIPEGPLAPASTPGSLHIRGKVIGQQIPGHLRVTAVTDARNFALLTDLHRDCISDIDHAPLVCGCGDAELELLRDFDQREGEGKPAARADVAADGSFDLSGLPEGQFTLWLDGPGALSSLGDVRAGSLNVSLPLRAGVEIHGRVLDEVGQPIRDAIVTYQQGLEARFFDTVSAADGSFTMRVSQLDRGALFARHAGFQVARVRVNSVDLAHLELVLRDPRAITGIVRREGAPAAGAEVTANSLRCRATSRTDAQGRFRLERLLGESYELEARQPNGLAKTTLTISPGEDEHTVELALQPRAELFGRVVDASGKPVPEARVRVEGGWDAPHTLAGKDGSYLLRDLLPGKLRVRATAGAAWSASKEIAIEKPDQRTSLDFTLVNGPTLRGTLLRPDGKPAAHLELEASGPLGTPEDNLQAEWFPVQTDERGGFALPLPVAGRYRLRASIEDFPELDQELQVPHAPATLRIPRGARVLGKVAGVPKGLGVHAVLKRILPGASEPEPGNPGIDADDGEAPGTFSFKGLAAGKYVGSVLISTWADGNGTWRSVGLAITVHDGETKSLAFKFDAGKPIAGRVIDEAGHPVAGVEVRFDDSDPDRGDLRPGERSASASAVSDAAGRFQTGPLDPGSYGWKVDDAAAIGSGNAKAGDSSLELRVRTIRMVRGRVVNVDKTPVSEFQLLDRTVRAADGRFEVPFAPFRPKSGSASLEIRKSGFVSERRALSWSPAGDQELGDIVLAPPRDLEVTVVDSSGKPVHDAKVRATISSPSKRVEVCPEPARSIIENGFAPAEQGTAKLNGIPRYPLVLEVTAPGHAHALQSVDALVTHAAVKLEAGHRLDGHVRDSAGKPAEGLVVCAQGPDGGRTESTKADGSFSFDDLPAGELSVFVYSWPEHVKRDADGLPDESSALRGPTSKVKVPQEQPMELRWTTPAK, encoded by the coding sequence ATGGCCTCCCAGGCATTCGCGCAGGTGATCCTCGCGCCTCTCGCGCCGCGCGCGCCCGAGGAACGACACCTCAAGTTCGAGCCGCAGCCGCGTCTGGCGAACCTGAATGCCATCCCTGAGGGCCCGCTGGCGCCCGCGAGCACGCCCGGCAGCCTTCACATTCGCGGCAAGGTCATTGGCCAGCAGATCCCCGGCCACTTGAGGGTCACGGCGGTCACCGACGCGCGCAACTTCGCGCTGCTCACGGATCTGCACCGCGATTGCATCTCCGATATCGACCACGCGCCGCTGGTCTGCGGCTGCGGCGATGCCGAGCTCGAGCTCCTGCGCGATTTCGATCAGCGCGAAGGGGAGGGGAAGCCCGCGGCGCGCGCCGACGTCGCCGCCGACGGCTCGTTCGACCTCTCCGGGCTCCCCGAAGGCCAGTTCACCCTCTGGCTCGACGGCCCCGGAGCCCTCTCCAGCCTCGGCGATGTCCGCGCGGGCAGCCTGAACGTGAGTCTCCCGCTCCGAGCGGGCGTCGAGATTCACGGAAGGGTCCTCGACGAGGTCGGCCAGCCCATTCGCGACGCCATCGTCACCTACCAGCAAGGGCTGGAGGCGCGGTTCTTCGACACGGTGAGCGCTGCGGACGGCTCCTTCACCATGCGGGTGAGCCAGCTCGACCGCGGCGCCCTCTTCGCGCGCCACGCGGGCTTCCAGGTGGCACGCGTGCGCGTGAACTCCGTGGATCTGGCGCACCTCGAGCTCGTGCTCCGCGATCCCCGGGCGATTACGGGAATCGTGCGGCGCGAGGGCGCGCCCGCAGCGGGCGCGGAGGTCACCGCGAACAGCCTCCGTTGCCGCGCGACCTCCCGGACCGATGCCCAGGGCCGATTTCGCCTCGAGCGATTGCTGGGCGAGTCCTACGAGCTCGAGGCGCGCCAGCCGAACGGGCTCGCCAAGACCACGTTGACGATTTCGCCGGGCGAGGACGAGCACACCGTGGAGCTGGCCCTCCAGCCGCGCGCCGAGCTCTTCGGGCGCGTGGTCGACGCTTCGGGAAAGCCTGTTCCGGAGGCGCGCGTGCGGGTCGAAGGTGGATGGGACGCGCCGCACACCCTCGCGGGCAAGGACGGGAGCTATCTGCTGCGCGATCTGCTTCCGGGGAAGCTCCGCGTGCGTGCGACGGCCGGCGCGGCGTGGTCTGCGTCGAAAGAGATCGCCATCGAGAAGCCCGACCAGCGCACGTCGCTCGATTTCACGCTCGTGAACGGCCCCACGCTGCGCGGAACGTTGCTCCGGCCCGATGGAAAGCCGGCCGCACACCTCGAGCTCGAGGCGAGCGGCCCGCTGGGCACGCCCGAGGACAACCTCCAGGCCGAGTGGTTCCCGGTGCAGACCGACGAGCGCGGCGGCTTCGCGCTCCCGCTGCCCGTTGCTGGACGCTATCGGCTGCGCGCGTCGATCGAGGATTTCCCCGAGCTGGATCAGGAGCTCCAGGTGCCGCACGCGCCGGCGACCCTTCGAATTCCGCGTGGCGCGCGCGTGCTGGGCAAGGTCGCGGGCGTTCCGAAAGGCCTGGGCGTGCACGCGGTGCTCAAGCGCATACTGCCAGGGGCTTCGGAGCCCGAGCCGGGCAACCCCGGCATCGACGCCGACGACGGCGAAGCGCCCGGCACCTTCTCCTTCAAGGGCCTCGCGGCCGGGAAGTACGTGGGCAGCGTGTTGATCAGCACCTGGGCGGATGGAAATGGCACGTGGCGCTCGGTGGGACTGGCCATCACCGTGCACGATGGCGAGACGAAATCGCTCGCCTTCAAGTTCGATGCAGGCAAGCCCATCGCCGGCCGGGTCATCGACGAAGCGGGCCATCCCGTGGCGGGCGTCGAGGTCCGCTTCGACGATTCCGACCCCGACCGTGGCGATCTGCGCCCTGGAGAACGGAGCGCCAGCGCCTCCGCGGTCTCCGACGCCGCCGGACGCTTCCAGACCGGCCCGCTCGATCCCGGCAGCTATGGCTGGAAGGTCGATGACGCCGCCGCGATCGGCTCGGGGAATGCCAAGGCCGGCGACTCGAGCCTCGAATTGCGCGTGCGCACGATCCGGATGGTGCGCGGGCGCGTGGTGAACGTCGACAAGACCCCGGTGAGCGAATTTCAGCTCCTGGATCGCACGGTGCGCGCCGCCGACGGACGCTTCGAGGTGCCGTTCGCGCCGTTCCGGCCGAAGTCGGGGAGCGCGAGCCTCGAGATTCGAAAGTCGGGCTTCGTCAGCGAGCGGCGAGCGCTGTCGTGGAGCCCCGCAGGCGATCAGGAGTTGGGCGACATCGTCCTGGCGCCGCCGCGCGACCTCGAAGTGACGGTCGTCGATTCGTCAGGGAAGCCGGTCCACGATGCCAAGGTCCGCGCCACCATCTCGAGCCCATCGAAGCGCGTCGAGGTCTGTCCCGAGCCGGCTCGCTCGATCATCGAGAATGGCTTTGCGCCGGCGGAGCAGGGCACCGCGAAGCTGAATGGGATTCCCAGATATCCGCTGGTGCTCGAGGTGACCGCGCCGGGCCACGCCCATGCGCTGCAATCCGTCGACGCGTTGGTCACGCACGCCGCGGTGAAGCTCGAAGCCGGTCATCGGCTGGACGGGCACGTTCGAGATTCCGCGGGAAAGCCTGCCGAGGGGTTGGTGGTCTGCGCGCAGGGGCCGGATGGCGGTCGCACGGAGAGCACCAAGGCCGACGGAAGCTTCTCCTTTGATGACCTGCCCGCGGGCGAGCTCTCGGTCTTCGTCTATTCGTGGCCGGAGCACGTGAAGCGCGATGCCGACGGGCTCCCCGACGAATCCAGCGCCCTTCGCGGGCCCACTTCGAAGGTGAAGGTGCCCCAGGAGCAACCCATGGAGCTGCGCTGGACCACGCCCGCGAAGTAG
- a CDS encoding adenylosuccinate lyase — MIPRYARPEMTQLWTSEKRLELWRDVELYALEGLVEQGLAPGDALASCVSKAGSFNAADVAAIDEIEKTTKHDVIAFLTFMERRIGPDARWLHLGMTSSDVLDTSLAVQLKLAGELLLSGLDRCKKAVEKRALEHKRTPMIGRSHGIHAEPITFGLKMATWYDELSRAEARLRAAISRVAVGKISGAVGTFAHLPPAVEAHVCRRLGLTGGEPAATQIVQRDRHAEFFNVLALVGASIEKFATEIRHLQRTEVREAEEPFTVGQKGSSAMPHKRNPVLSENLTGLARLLRGYALSAMEDVALWHERDISHSSVERIIGPDATVTLDFMLHRFAKLVEDLRVYPERMKENLEAYGGLVHSQRLLLELARKGLDRQAAYVVVQRNAMKVWEQNQNFREALRGDAELAKLMTPAEIDACLDLEHHFRHVDDIFVRVFGRSK, encoded by the coding sequence ATGATTCCCCGCTACGCCCGGCCGGAGATGACGCAGCTCTGGACCAGCGAGAAGCGGCTGGAGCTCTGGCGCGACGTGGAGCTCTACGCGCTCGAGGGGCTCGTCGAGCAAGGCCTGGCGCCCGGCGACGCGCTGGCGAGCTGCGTGAGCAAGGCCGGCAGCTTCAACGCCGCCGACGTGGCCGCCATCGACGAGATCGAGAAGACCACCAAGCACGACGTCATCGCGTTCCTCACCTTCATGGAGCGCCGCATCGGCCCGGACGCGCGCTGGCTGCATTTGGGCATGACCTCGAGCGATGTGCTCGACACGTCTCTGGCCGTTCAGCTCAAGCTCGCGGGCGAGCTGCTGCTCTCGGGCCTCGACCGCTGCAAGAAGGCGGTGGAGAAGCGCGCCTTGGAGCACAAGCGCACGCCGATGATCGGCCGCTCGCACGGCATCCACGCCGAGCCCATCACCTTCGGGCTCAAGATGGCCACCTGGTACGACGAGCTCTCGCGCGCCGAGGCCCGGCTGCGCGCGGCCATTTCGCGCGTGGCGGTGGGCAAGATCTCCGGCGCGGTGGGCACGTTCGCGCACCTGCCGCCCGCCGTGGAAGCGCACGTGTGCCGGCGGCTCGGGCTCACCGGCGGCGAGCCCGCGGCCACGCAGATCGTCCAGCGCGACCGGCACGCCGAGTTCTTCAACGTGCTGGCGCTGGTGGGCGCGTCGATCGAGAAGTTCGCGACCGAGATTCGCCACCTGCAGCGCACCGAGGTCCGCGAGGCCGAGGAGCCCTTCACGGTCGGTCAAAAGGGCTCCAGCGCCATGCCTCACAAGCGCAACCCGGTGCTCAGCGAGAACCTCACCGGGCTCGCGCGGCTGCTGCGCGGCTACGCGCTCTCGGCCATGGAAGACGTGGCGCTCTGGCACGAGCGCGACATCTCGCACTCGTCGGTCGAGCGCATCATCGGCCCGGACGCGACGGTCACGCTGGACTTCATGCTCCACCGCTTCGCCAAGCTGGTGGAGGACCTGCGCGTGTACCCCGAGCGGATGAAGGAGAACCTCGAGGCGTACGGCGGGCTGGTGCACTCGCAGCGGCTCTTGCTGGAGCTCGCGCGCAAGGGCCTCGATCGCCAGGCCGCCTACGTGGTGGTGCAGCGCAATGCCATGAAGGTCTGGGAGCAGAACCAGAACTTCCGCGAGGCGCTCCGCGGCGACGCCGAGCTCGCCAAGCTCATGACGCCCGCGGAGATCGACGCGTGCCTGGATCTGGAGCACCACTTCCGGCACGTCGACGACATCTTCGTGCGCGTGTTCGGTCGATCGAAGTAG
- a CDS encoding ABC transporter substrate-binding protein, with protein sequence MSSRFVQTWALVALTLALPFAAHASNAVVAVVQSDALESYQEVVTGFAAQAPDLELARFSLDGNAKKADEVMDAALKRNPAVILALGPLAANAAKRATTDVPIVFAMVPNYEKYGLEAKNVTGIALTRPLEDQLGAVHALLPNAKKVGVLYTPELTQPLVDQAGPVAQKLGLSLKAEKLGKREVPEAAAALAGEVDAVWLIADRGTATVAATSALVAACKKAKVPLFALTEGQVREGALTAFTANPLAIGNQAGRLASRIAVEHVNPGALAVMPPGGLDVWVNLSTTRTLALDAQFSARVLDYAGQKGLAVRAIP encoded by the coding sequence ATGTCCTCGAGATTCGTGCAGACGTGGGCGCTGGTGGCGCTCACGCTCGCCCTGCCCTTCGCTGCGCACGCCTCGAACGCGGTCGTCGCCGTGGTGCAGTCGGACGCGCTGGAGAGCTACCAGGAGGTCGTGACCGGGTTCGCCGCGCAGGCGCCGGATCTGGAGCTCGCCCGCTTCTCCCTCGACGGCAACGCCAAGAAGGCCGACGAGGTGATGGACGCGGCCCTCAAGCGCAACCCCGCAGTGATCCTCGCGCTGGGGCCGCTGGCCGCCAACGCCGCCAAGCGCGCCACCACCGACGTGCCCATCGTGTTCGCGATGGTGCCCAACTACGAGAAGTACGGGCTCGAGGCGAAGAACGTCACCGGCATCGCGCTGACGCGCCCCCTCGAGGACCAGCTCGGCGCCGTGCACGCGCTGCTGCCGAATGCCAAGAAGGTGGGCGTGCTCTACACGCCCGAGCTGACCCAGCCGCTCGTCGATCAAGCCGGGCCGGTGGCGCAGAAGCTCGGGCTCTCGCTCAAGGCCGAGAAGCTGGGCAAGCGTGAGGTGCCGGAGGCCGCCGCCGCGCTCGCGGGCGAGGTGGACGCGGTGTGGCTCATCGCCGATCGCGGGACGGCGACTGTCGCGGCTACCAGCGCGCTCGTGGCCGCGTGCAAGAAGGCCAAGGTGCCGCTCTTCGCGCTCACCGAAGGCCAGGTCCGCGAGGGCGCGCTCACCGCGTTCACCGCGAACCCCCTGGCCATTGGAAACCAGGCGGGCCGGCTCGCGTCGCGCATCGCCGTGGAGCACGTGAATCCTGGCGCGCTCGCGGTGATGCCGCCCGGAGGCCTCGACGTCTGGGTGAACCTGTCCACCACCCGCACGCTCGCGCTCGATGCGCAGTTCTCCGCGCGCGTGCTCGACTACGCGGGCCAGAAGGGCCTCGCGGTGAGGGCCATTCCATGA
- a CDS encoding protein kinase, with protein MLCYRCGSHVPDGSGNCPTCGQSFASGGLRQATGTFSRRKLSTASIDGAPYKTGDVISNRYTIRDTVGQGPVGFVFRAHDKEVDVEVALKSVSPKLLQTHEERRAFARELKGARKLNHNNIARVYEEGEHNDRPYFTSQFLDGLSLRKIIDLRKEKGQFFRLDEVEPILAQLANALDEAHKLGIVHGDLKPENVLVLPDLLKVTDVSLGMAMPRLPFVNAQKTRKADRYCAPEFVTGGEVSSAVDVYALGAILGEMMGGALPEGGEIPELRTLNTAVTPELEALYRRAVNENPAARFSRAGALSAEIAMLTGGAEDLDSGSTVPLSRQAVATAMAAQSKARPSTDPGRKTSVSRRPPPPPVMTAALDPETTPPAIRPPPLANAATAKIPALDPVEDSGPNVPPPVADPQQALPTKVILSNVVDANGAATEEPTQVVATDSIPRVPTPPPFSYAKPSAPMPIARPLPQQSKTQWAIPLLMVVGLLAGVGGGWLYLQHQKSAQAQALLDEQKAELERQRKLDEEDAGRLKQLEVMQIRNSLATDGGEVALQGLTDGGTKLAKFNDPPPATSTGGSLVPVPHPTTGGGGAGGCPDGMASISAGDYLKGYKSGDQLAGWDEMPLSKAHTEAYCIDLYEYPNQAGQKPSTGLTYAEAKSACEGQGKRLCSEDEWERACKGPSNTRFAWGETNDKDACNTSKTPGPTGDHPRCKSGYGVYDLSGNAAEWTTSRYSSAIPGKAVKGASGEAMARCAGRRAVGERSKESSLGFRCCKDGS; from the coding sequence TTGCTTTGCTATCGCTGCGGCAGCCATGTCCCAGATGGGAGCGGAAACTGCCCCACCTGCGGGCAGTCGTTTGCCTCGGGCGGGCTGCGGCAGGCCACGGGCACGTTCTCGCGGCGCAAGCTCTCCACCGCTTCGATCGACGGCGCGCCCTACAAGACGGGCGACGTCATCTCCAACCGCTACACCATCCGCGACACCGTCGGTCAGGGCCCCGTCGGCTTCGTCTTCCGCGCGCACGACAAGGAGGTCGATGTCGAAGTCGCGCTGAAGAGCGTCTCGCCCAAGCTGCTGCAGACGCACGAGGAGCGCCGCGCGTTCGCCCGCGAGCTGAAGGGCGCGCGAAAGCTGAACCACAACAACATCGCGCGCGTGTACGAAGAGGGCGAGCACAACGATCGCCCCTACTTCACCAGCCAGTTCCTCGACGGCCTCTCGCTGCGCAAGATCATCGACCTGCGCAAGGAGAAGGGTCAGTTCTTCCGCCTCGACGAGGTGGAGCCCATCCTCGCGCAGCTCGCGAACGCGCTGGATGAGGCGCACAAGCTGGGCATCGTCCACGGCGACCTGAAGCCCGAGAACGTGCTGGTGCTGCCCGACCTGCTCAAGGTCACCGACGTCTCGCTGGGCATGGCCATGCCGCGGCTGCCGTTCGTGAACGCGCAGAAGACGCGCAAGGCCGACCGCTACTGCGCGCCCGAGTTCGTGACCGGTGGCGAGGTGAGCTCGGCCGTCGACGTGTACGCGCTGGGCGCGATCCTCGGCGAGATGATGGGCGGCGCGCTGCCCGAGGGCGGCGAGATCCCCGAGCTGCGCACGCTCAACACGGCCGTCACGCCCGAGCTCGAAGCGCTCTATCGCCGCGCGGTGAACGAGAATCCCGCTGCGCGCTTCTCGCGTGCGGGCGCGCTCTCCGCCGAGATCGCCATGCTCACGGGCGGCGCCGAGGACCTCGACAGCGGATCGACGGTCCCCCTCTCACGCCAGGCGGTGGCCACAGCCATGGCCGCGCAGAGCAAGGCCCGGCCGTCGACGGATCCGGGCCGCAAGACGTCGGTGAGCCGCCGCCCGCCGCCGCCGCCGGTGATGACCGCGGCGCTCGATCCCGAGACCACGCCGCCGGCCATCCGCCCGCCGCCGCTCGCCAATGCGGCCACCGCGAAGATCCCCGCGCTGGATCCGGTGGAGGACTCGGGGCCCAACGTCCCGCCGCCGGTCGCCGATCCACAGCAGGCGCTGCCGACGAAGGTCATCCTCTCGAACGTCGTCGACGCCAATGGCGCCGCGACCGAAGAGCCCACGCAGGTCGTCGCGACGGACTCGATTCCGCGCGTTCCCACGCCGCCACCGTTCAGCTACGCCAAGCCGTCCGCGCCCATGCCCATCGCGCGGCCGCTCCCGCAGCAGAGCAAGACCCAGTGGGCCATTCCCTTGCTCATGGTCGTGGGCTTGCTCGCGGGCGTGGGCGGCGGCTGGCTCTACCTGCAGCACCAGAAGTCGGCGCAGGCGCAGGCGCTCCTCGACGAGCAGAAGGCCGAGCTCGAGCGGCAGCGCAAGCTCGACGAAGAAGACGCCGGTCGCCTGAAGCAGCTCGAGGTGATGCAGATCCGCAACTCGCTGGCCACCGATGGCGGCGAGGTGGCGCTGCAGGGCCTCACCGACGGCGGCACCAAGCTCGCCAAGTTCAACGATCCGCCGCCGGCCACGAGCACGGGCGGCTCGCTCGTTCCCGTTCCGCACCCGACGACCGGCGGCGGCGGCGCGGGCGGCTGCCCCGACGGCATGGCGTCGATTTCCGCGGGCGACTACCTCAAGGGCTACAAGTCGGGCGACCAGCTCGCGGGCTGGGACGAGATGCCGCTCTCCAAGGCCCACACCGAGGCCTACTGCATCGACCTGTACGAGTACCCGAACCAGGCCGGACAGAAGCCGAGCACGGGGCTCACCTACGCCGAGGCGAAGTCGGCCTGCGAAGGCCAGGGCAAGCGCCTCTGCAGCGAGGACGAGTGGGAGCGCGCCTGCAAGGGCCCGTCGAACACGCGCTTCGCCTGGGGCGAGACCAACGACAAGGACGCCTGCAACACCTCCAAGACGCCCGGCCCCACCGGCGATCACCCGCGCTGCAAGTCGGGCTACGGCGTGTACGACCTCTCGGGCAACGCGGCGGAGTGGACGACGTCGCGGTACTCCTCGGCGATCCCCGGCAAGGCCGTGAAGGGCGCGTCGGGCGAGGCCATGGCCCGCTGCGCCGGCCGTCGCGCCGTGGGCGAGCGCTCCAAGGAGTCGTCGCTCGGCTTCCGCTGCTGCAAGGACGGCAGCTGA
- a CDS encoding DUF2383 domain-containing protein: MTETTRTLNELLMRAHDLTRAYGAAADHVRSPTLAAQLEGLRLEHQRVASDLTALVLRLGGQPKGHPDARGPLLSGLATVSSLWSDEAVVLALLRAEEVAGRSFEQALDGSLPDSAREVVLAALRVRRTNGARLRELRIESARELEQR; the protein is encoded by the coding sequence ATGACCGAGACCACCCGTACGCTCAACGAGTTGCTCATGCGCGCGCACGATCTCACGCGCGCTTACGGCGCCGCCGCCGACCACGTGCGCAGCCCTACGCTCGCCGCCCAGCTCGAGGGGCTCCGGCTCGAGCACCAGCGCGTGGCGTCGGATCTCACGGCGCTCGTGCTCCGGCTCGGCGGGCAGCCGAAGGGACATCCCGATGCGCGTGGCCCGCTGTTGAGCGGGCTGGCGACCGTGAGCTCGCTGTGGAGCGATGAAGCGGTGGTGCTCGCGCTGCTCCGCGCGGAGGAGGTGGCCGGGCGATCGTTCGAGCAGGCGCTCGACGGCTCGCTTCCGGATTCAGCGCGTGAGGTGGTGCTCGCCGCGCTGCGCGTGCGGCGGACGAACGGCGCGCGGCTTCGCGAGCTGCGGATCGAGTCGGCGCGAGAGCTGGAACAGAGGTAG